A portion of the Oncorhynchus masou masou isolate Uvic2021 chromosome 11, UVic_Omas_1.1, whole genome shotgun sequence genome contains these proteins:
- the si:ch1073-143l10.2 gene encoding uncharacterized protein si:ch1073-143l10.2 isoform X1 — MSSSAFALICIRCSLFLRILSPVEVFEHSPATANNHSSAQQREKTAMEGWKSHVRARLFQRDCTQKDPFSGIFNTLSEQAEQLDLRDTLWDEVQRPSSEGDVGLTVDHRELYLQLRESEHITEKLSQTVSDLTTVMYLKDAELQYCHSQVSRYRKEAVTQAREANLLQASLSEFEFALASQSEELAALRLEQRELKEGLAAAWREKEALLERWMDEKKEEAERVNRHNDTQERWHRFTRRLNKHHRREMLRPGEQTNSWTTGRPTTEPATTIQKEGGAHCPGWTFYPKSLLY; from the exons ATGAGTAGCAGTGCGTTTGCTTTGATCTGTATACGGTGCAGTCTTTTTCTCCGCATCCTCAGTCCTGTTGAAGTTTTTGAGCACAGCCCTGCAACTGCAAACAATCATTCATCAGCGCAGCAAAG GGAAAAGACAGCAATGGAAGGGTGGAAGAGTCACGTGCGCGCTAGACTGTTCCAGAGAGATTGTACACAAAAGGACCCCTTCAGTGGTATCTTTAACACCT TGTCCGAGCAAGCGGAACAGCTTGACTTACGGGATACACTTTGGGATGAGGTACAGAGACCCAG TTCTGAAGGAGATGTTGGGCTGACGGTTGACCACAGAGAACTATACCTCCAGCTCAGAGAGAGTGAACATATAACAGAAAAG CTCTCTCAGACAGTCTCTGACCTGACCACCGTCATGTATCTGAAAGATGCTGAGCTTCAATACTGCCACTCACA AGTCTCCCGCTATCGGAAGGAAGCTGTCACTCAAGCCAGGGAGGCCAACCTTCTGCAGGCCAGCCTATCAGAATTTGAGTTTGCATTGGCGAGCCAATCAGAGGAGTTGGCAGCTCTGCGGTTGGAGCAGCGGGAGCTGAAGGAGGGGCTTGCAGCggcctggagagagaaagaagcgcTTCTGGAGCGATGGATGgatgagaagaaggaggaggcGGAGAGGGTGAACAGGCACAATGACACACAGGAAAG GTGGCATCGTTTCACCCGGCGACTCAACAAGCATCACCGTAGAGAGATGCTGCGACCAGGTGAGCAGACCAACTCCTGGACGACTGGTAGGCCTACAACTGAACCAGCAACCACCATACAGA AGGAGGGTGGTGCACACTGCCCAGGATGGACCTTTTATCCCAAAAGCCTCCTGTACTGA
- the si:ch1073-143l10.2 gene encoding uncharacterized protein si:ch1073-143l10.2 isoform X2 codes for MSSSAFALICIRCSLFLRILSPVEVFEHSPATANNHSSAQQREKTAMEGWKSHVRARLFQRDCTQKDPFSGIFNTLSEQAEQLDLRDTLWDEVQRPSSEGDVGLTVDHRELYLQLRESEHITEKLSQTVSDLTTVMYLKDAELQYCHSQVSRYRKEAVTQAREANLLQASLSEFEFALASQSEELAALRLEQRELKEGLAAAWREKEALLERWMDEKKEEAERVNRHNDTQERWHRFTRRLNKHHRREMLRPGEQTNSWTTGRPTTEPATTIQTVAGTLLCPN; via the exons ATGAGTAGCAGTGCGTTTGCTTTGATCTGTATACGGTGCAGTCTTTTTCTCCGCATCCTCAGTCCTGTTGAAGTTTTTGAGCACAGCCCTGCAACTGCAAACAATCATTCATCAGCGCAGCAAAG GGAAAAGACAGCAATGGAAGGGTGGAAGAGTCACGTGCGCGCTAGACTGTTCCAGAGAGATTGTACACAAAAGGACCCCTTCAGTGGTATCTTTAACACCT TGTCCGAGCAAGCGGAACAGCTTGACTTACGGGATACACTTTGGGATGAGGTACAGAGACCCAG TTCTGAAGGAGATGTTGGGCTGACGGTTGACCACAGAGAACTATACCTCCAGCTCAGAGAGAGTGAACATATAACAGAAAAG CTCTCTCAGACAGTCTCTGACCTGACCACCGTCATGTATCTGAAAGATGCTGAGCTTCAATACTGCCACTCACA AGTCTCCCGCTATCGGAAGGAAGCTGTCACTCAAGCCAGGGAGGCCAACCTTCTGCAGGCCAGCCTATCAGAATTTGAGTTTGCATTGGCGAGCCAATCAGAGGAGTTGGCAGCTCTGCGGTTGGAGCAGCGGGAGCTGAAGGAGGGGCTTGCAGCggcctggagagagaaagaagcgcTTCTGGAGCGATGGATGgatgagaagaaggaggaggcGGAGAGGGTGAACAGGCACAATGACACACAGGAAAG GTGGCATCGTTTCACCCGGCGACTCAACAAGCATCACCGTAGAGAGATGCTGCGACCAGGTGAGCAGACCAACTCCTGGACGACTGGTAGGCCTACAACTGAACCAGCAACCACCATACAGA CAGTGGCAGGCACACTCTTGTGTCCCAACTAA
- the si:ch1073-143l10.2 gene encoding uncharacterized protein si:ch1073-143l10.2 isoform X3, which produces MEGWKSHVRARLFQRDCTQKDPFSGIFNTLSEQAEQLDLRDTLWDEVQRPSSEGDVGLTVDHRELYLQLRESEHITEKLSQTVSDLTTVMYLKDAELQYCHSQVSRYRKEAVTQAREANLLQASLSEFEFALASQSEELAALRLEQRELKEGLAAAWREKEALLERWMDEKKEEAERVNRHNDTQERWHRFTRRLNKHHRREMLRPGEQTNSWTTGRPTTEPATTIQKEGGAHCPGWTFYPKSLLY; this is translated from the exons ATGGAAGGGTGGAAGAGTCACGTGCGCGCTAGACTGTTCCAGAGAGATTGTACACAAAAGGACCCCTTCAGTGGTATCTTTAACACCT TGTCCGAGCAAGCGGAACAGCTTGACTTACGGGATACACTTTGGGATGAGGTACAGAGACCCAG TTCTGAAGGAGATGTTGGGCTGACGGTTGACCACAGAGAACTATACCTCCAGCTCAGAGAGAGTGAACATATAACAGAAAAG CTCTCTCAGACAGTCTCTGACCTGACCACCGTCATGTATCTGAAAGATGCTGAGCTTCAATACTGCCACTCACA AGTCTCCCGCTATCGGAAGGAAGCTGTCACTCAAGCCAGGGAGGCCAACCTTCTGCAGGCCAGCCTATCAGAATTTGAGTTTGCATTGGCGAGCCAATCAGAGGAGTTGGCAGCTCTGCGGTTGGAGCAGCGGGAGCTGAAGGAGGGGCTTGCAGCggcctggagagagaaagaagcgcTTCTGGAGCGATGGATGgatgagaagaaggaggaggcGGAGAGGGTGAACAGGCACAATGACACACAGGAAAG GTGGCATCGTTTCACCCGGCGACTCAACAAGCATCACCGTAGAGAGATGCTGCGACCAGGTGAGCAGACCAACTCCTGGACGACTGGTAGGCCTACAACTGAACCAGCAACCACCATACAGA AGGAGGGTGGTGCACACTGCCCAGGATGGACCTTTTATCCCAAAAGCCTCCTGTACTGA